A genomic segment from Gossypium hirsutum isolate 1008001.06 chromosome D04, Gossypium_hirsutum_v2.1, whole genome shotgun sequence encodes:
- the LOC107937401 gene encoding uncharacterized protein, producing the protein MATDHQNGGSDLNAPFLDDQSQTQSLDLGDHIVAHTKEVTSFFNTCFKGLNALSGGTPSSVVEGTQLERVTFTMSFPCVCFVTCICSMGMVCNSDLNLNM; encoded by the exons ATGGCGACTGATCACCAAAATGGTGGATCTGATCTTAATGCACCCTTCCTTGATGATCAAAGCCAAACCCAATCACTGGATTTAGGAGATCACATTGTTGCTCATACCAAAGAGGTCACCTCTTTTTTCAACACTTGTTTTAAAGGACTCAATGCTTTATCAG GTGGTACTCCGTCGTCGGTTGTTGAAGGGACTCAACTAGAAAGAGTGACCTTTACAATGAGCTTTCCCTGTGTTTGTTTTGTAACATGCATATGTTCTATGGGGATGGTGTGTAACTCTGATTTGAATTTGAATATGTAA